A stretch of the Photobacterium toruni genome encodes the following:
- a CDS encoding VOC family protein, whose translation MKMNHVGIMVGDMDTAVEFYTKALGLDVVMGNTKVTEERETAIGRMCIAVFGEGFKGFNIAHLLTQDGIGFELFEMKDRQQRHEVDFSRIGIFHFCLQTDDFHGVIARTEQYGGKVRMDIMRYHPEDENNTSQMVYLEDPFGNLFELYSHTYEETYSAKYE comes from the coding sequence ATGAAAATGAATCACGTAGGCATCATGGTTGGCGATATGGATACCGCTGTTGAGTTTTATACTAAAGCACTTGGTCTTGATGTGGTTATGGGTAATACCAAAGTAACAGAAGAGCGTGAAACCGCGATTGGTAGAATGTGTATTGCCGTCTTTGGCGAAGGCTTTAAAGGTTTCAATATTGCCCATTTATTAACGCAAGATGGTATCGGCTTTGAACTGTTTGAAATGAAAGACCGTCAACAACGCCATGAGGTTGATTTCTCTCGCATTGGTATTTTCCATTTCTGCCTTCAAACCGATGACTTTCATGGTGTTATTGCTCGAACTGAACAATATGGCGGTAAAGTGCGTATGGATATCATGCGTTATCACCCTGAAGATGAAAACAACACCTCACAAATGGTTTATTTAGAAGACCCATTTGGTAACTTATTTGAACTTTACTCACATACTTATGAAGAAACTTATTCTGCGAAGTATGAATAA
- the phoB gene encoding phosphate regulon transcriptional regulator PhoB: MARRILVVEDEAPIREMLCFVLEQNGYQAIEAEDYDSALDKMCEPYPELILMDWMLPGGSGINLIKHFKRDELTRQIPVVMLTARGEEEDKVRGLEVGADDYITKPFSPKELMARLKAVMRRASPTALDDVIDVQGLKLDPVSHRVTSADEPLDMGPTEFKMLHFFMTHQERVYSREQLLNNVWGTNVYVEDRTVDVHIRRLRKALENGGHDKMIQTVRGAGYRFSTRM; this comes from the coding sequence ATGGCAAGACGGATTCTTGTAGTAGAAGACGAAGCACCGATTCGCGAAATGTTGTGTTTTGTACTAGAGCAAAATGGATACCAAGCAATAGAAGCTGAAGATTACGATAGTGCATTAGACAAAATGTGTGAGCCATATCCTGAGTTAATATTAATGGATTGGATGTTACCTGGAGGCTCTGGCATTAATTTGATTAAGCACTTTAAGCGCGATGAATTAACGCGCCAAATTCCAGTGGTAATGTTAACCGCTCGCGGTGAAGAAGAAGATAAAGTACGTGGTCTTGAAGTGGGTGCGGATGATTACATTACTAAACCATTTTCACCAAAAGAGCTAATGGCACGTTTAAAAGCGGTTATGCGACGTGCTTCGCCAACGGCTTTAGATGATGTAATTGATGTGCAAGGTTTAAAGTTAGACCCTGTTTCGCATCGTGTCACCTCAGCCGATGAGCCGTTAGATATGGGCCCGACTGAGTTTAAGATGTTGCATTTTTTTATGACTCACCAAGAGCGTGTTTATAGCCGTGAACAATTGCTTAATAATGTGTGGGGCACTAATGTTTATGTTGAAGATCGTACGGTTGATGTCCATATTCGTCGTTTACGTAAAGCGCTTGAAAATGGTGGTCACGATAAAATGATCCAAACTGTGCGTGGGGCGGGATACCGTTTTTCAACGCGGATGTAA
- a CDS encoding PstS family phosphate ABC transporter substrate-binding protein: MAATTSTIEVDTQLQPYHKVSGISGNLSSVGSDTLANLMTYWTEAFKRQYPNVNIQIQTSGSSTAPTALVEATAQLGPMSREMKTKEIEAFEKEYGYKPTAIKVAVDALAVFVHEDNPLKGINFEQLDAIYSRTLRCGALIPITQWGQLGLPNSWQQRDIQLFGRNSVSGTYGDFKKRALCRGDFRNNVNEQPGSASVVQSVSTSLNAIGYSGIGYKTTGIRAIPVAREGTDYVEATVENSINGNYPLSRYLYLYINKHPNKALAPMEQEFLRFILSSDGQNIVQKDGYIPLPVAIVNENMVKLGLKD; the protein is encoded by the coding sequence ATGGCTGCAACAACCTCGACTATTGAGGTTGATACTCAGTTGCAGCCATATCATAAAGTCAGTGGTATTTCGGGAAATTTATCGTCAGTAGGATCTGATACGTTAGCCAACTTAATGACTTATTGGACAGAGGCTTTTAAACGTCAATACCCAAACGTTAATATTCAAATTCAAACCTCGGGTTCATCAACTGCTCCAACAGCGCTAGTGGAAGCAACGGCACAATTAGGGCCGATGAGTCGTGAAATGAAAACTAAAGAAATTGAAGCGTTTGAAAAAGAATACGGCTATAAACCAACGGCAATTAAAGTCGCGGTAGATGCGTTAGCGGTGTTTGTTCATGAAGATAACCCCCTTAAAGGGATTAATTTCGAGCAGTTAGATGCAATATATTCACGTACTTTACGCTGTGGCGCATTAATTCCAATAACGCAATGGGGGCAATTAGGTTTACCTAATAGTTGGCAGCAACGTGATATTCAATTATTTGGTCGTAATTCAGTCTCTGGTACTTATGGTGATTTTAAAAAGCGTGCCTTATGTCGCGGGGATTTTCGTAATAACGTTAATGAACAACCGGGGTCAGCTTCGGTGGTGCAGTCTGTTTCAACCTCATTGAATGCGATTGGTTATTCTGGTATTGGTTATAAAACCACGGGCATTCGCGCTATTCCTGTTGCCCGTGAAGGCACAGATTATGTTGAGGCGACAGTAGAAAACTCGATCAACGGTAATTATCCGCTATCACGTTATTTGTATTTGTACATTAACAAGCATCCTAACAAAGCCTTAGCACCGATGGAGCAAGAATTCTTACGGTTTATATTATCCAGTGATGGTCAGAATATAGTGCAAAAAGATGGTTATATTCCGCTACCTGTCGCGATTGTGAATGAAAACATGGTGAAGTTGGGGTTGAAAGATTGA
- a CDS encoding exonuclease SbcCD subunit D C-terminal domain-containing protein translates to MKIIHTSDWHLGHQLHGYSRATEHQAFLDWLADTLEQQQADALLVAGDIFDTANPAASAWEMLYRFLARLAKTLPKLDVVMIGGNHDSPSKLDAPQALLKAFDLHLVGGIHRLDNGELDCERMLVPLTNADGEQAAWVLAVPFLRSADLRTENLTETDDRLIKGVEVLYAEMTAVARERKQPQQALIGMGHVYMASGKISEMSERRVLGGNQHALPATIFADDVSYVALGHLHLAQKVAKQEHVRYCGSPIPLSMAERNYSHQIVVVELEGTDVTNIEPITIPRSVDMLKVPTKPMLLDEVLVALKALPDEELPREQQPFLEVHVLLDKPQALLREKVLQALEGKSVRLAKITPHYQHPEQQHGLQHQRLSEVSPQQVFSLSWNKKYDGEPDAAMTAAFESLLVQVEEQQ, encoded by the coding sequence ATGAAAATTATCCATACTTCTGATTGGCATCTTGGTCATCAATTACATGGCTATAGTCGTGCAACTGAACACCAAGCATTTTTAGATTGGCTTGCTGATACGCTTGAGCAGCAACAAGCGGATGCTTTATTAGTGGCGGGTGATATTTTTGATACTGCCAACCCTGCCGCCAGTGCGTGGGAAATGTTATATCGGTTTTTAGCGCGGTTAGCTAAAACACTACCCAAATTAGATGTGGTGATGATCGGTGGTAACCACGATTCACCAAGTAAACTCGATGCGCCTCAAGCGTTATTAAAAGCCTTTGATCTACATTTAGTTGGCGGCATTCATCGATTAGACAACGGTGAATTAGATTGCGAACGCATGTTAGTACCATTAACCAATGCTGATGGTGAACAGGCTGCATGGGTATTAGCGGTGCCATTTTTACGTAGCGCCGATTTACGCACTGAAAATTTAACTGAAACTGATGATCGACTGATTAAAGGCGTTGAGGTGTTGTATGCAGAAATGACTGCCGTTGCCCGTGAGCGAAAACAGCCTCAGCAAGCGTTAATTGGTATGGGTCACGTGTATATGGCATCAGGAAAAATTTCTGAAATGTCTGAGCGACGAGTATTAGGCGGTAATCAACATGCGCTTCCAGCGACGATTTTTGCCGATGATGTCAGTTATGTTGCTCTTGGTCATTTGCACTTGGCTCAAAAAGTGGCTAAGCAAGAACATGTACGTTATTGCGGCTCACCCATTCCATTATCAATGGCTGAGCGTAATTATAGCCATCAAATCGTAGTGGTTGAATTAGAGGGTACTGATGTTACTAACATTGAGCCCATCACCATTCCGCGTAGTGTTGATATGTTAAAAGTGCCAACGAAACCGATGCTATTGGATGAAGTGTTAGTGGCACTTAAAGCGCTACCTGATGAAGAGTTACCACGAGAGCAACAACCATTTTTAGAAGTGCATGTACTGCTTGATAAGCCTCAAGCTTTATTACGTGAAAAAGTATTGCAAGCGCTGGAAGGAAAATCAGTACGGCTCGCGAAAATTACTCCGCATTATCAACATCCAGAACAGCAACATGGCTTGCAGCACCAACGTTTATCAGAGGTATCACCACAACAAGTCTTTTCTCTGAGCTGGAATAAAAAATACGATGGTGAGCCTGATGCTGCAATGACCGCAGCGTTTGAAAGCTTATTAGTGCAAGTTGAAGAACAACAATAA
- a CDS encoding AAA family ATPase: MKILALRGENLASLQTKFEIDFAGGRLGEAGLFAITGKTGAGKSTLLDAICLALYDRIPRLQSNKKNDAEIGRDDDDNRIKANDVRSILSRGKAEGFAEVDFIANDGSHWRTHWQVRRARGRAEGKMQAAEQWLENIETGQRFAGKKQELQAEIERLIGLSFDQFRRAVMLPQGEFAAFLKAGADERATLLERMTGGEIYGRLSIAAYKRATEEKQKLVQLQDKLGDVALLTDEQKLALNSQLEVVRQQVNTQQQQLEHLKQHQNVMLTAAKLQLRIVEGEQQLQQAELIQQQAAPRYIALQQYEQALPARGDFTLLAQAKQQVIKWAATELQSSATLKDNHHQQAQLQATTDQYQQLLSQKQQAFNALEPKLKQAATIEQQRSGLQLQRDELQKQISLLTNELALKRSQWLTQQQQQQTSQQQYQQLEVELETTQAVKALAEQHNAIKDNIEQFQQAQTDIAQWQTDIKQRQITLTTIINQQTELESQLSGLALQQQQLTAQVAVHDLAQLEQMQDRQRQDYSAYQQCNSKLKDGLYGLDKWHGQLQQRDKLQLQQQALVVTLANNQQRLTALAPELLQLDAQHKEVDHQLTQTRAVMNLIDYREQLVEGEACPLCGALEHPYQQHNPQVATIISQQQQRLQQLAQQLQDTYAEQRQLTQTITQDQHTQTELAQDIDGLNLNIQTLVSQQQCHWSDLMALDLSAITLDEISLSNMSDVAQLAHYQANWSQAIDDATAQMQIIKTQGEQRKKLIAEVKLQQQQIQQLVQQQAEFKETYHQLSQQQTQAQEQQKALVSQCDSQQKIHEQRQQALNAIYGDDSWLTALSQQGKNSFIAELEQQIAQYQTNISQQQQLEKQLAELAPVLAQLISGVEHSEQQLQIMTNKDQQLTQQQAQYWQQRLDLIGEQSLDVIENKAKTEIEQQQQQLQQQQTQLNQLAEAMAANEAHKHHATQQLLEANQAQQQLQQTWGNWLEKLALTESELTALLSKDDTWLPQQRAELKQLEQTLSASQTVLTERQQAHVEHQPLVELATGWFTDHDISNDVSSQQQTMVEWQTQKQHSDDLVFQLRQQLAQAEQAEQQAGDLRSALATQQTQTELWLQMNELIGSATGNKFRTLAQGLTLQQLVLAANEHLQDLAPRYALQPVPGSPLALQVIDHDMGDEVRSVESLSGGESFLVSLSLALALASLAADTRQLGSLFIDEGFGTLDPDSLEMALACLDALQADGRQIGVISHVGTLVERIGVQVAVEAIGGGRSQIIIKG; this comes from the coding sequence ATGAAGATACTTGCACTGCGTGGTGAGAATTTAGCCAGTCTACAGACCAAATTTGAGATTGATTTTGCTGGTGGACGCTTGGGCGAAGCGGGCTTATTTGCGATCACGGGTAAAACTGGCGCGGGTAAATCAACCTTGCTCGATGCGATTTGTTTAGCGTTATATGATCGTATTCCTCGGCTACAATCCAATAAAAAAAATGATGCCGAAATCGGGCGTGATGATGACGATAATCGCATTAAAGCCAATGATGTGCGTAGTATTTTATCGCGCGGTAAAGCTGAAGGCTTTGCTGAAGTGGATTTTATTGCCAATGATGGCTCGCATTGGCGTACTCATTGGCAAGTGCGCCGTGCTCGAGGTCGCGCTGAAGGTAAAATGCAAGCAGCTGAACAATGGTTAGAAAACATTGAAACAGGACAACGTTTTGCGGGTAAAAAACAAGAACTCCAAGCTGAAATAGAACGTTTAATTGGGCTCAGCTTTGATCAGTTCCGTCGCGCTGTGATGTTACCTCAAGGGGAGTTTGCTGCCTTTTTAAAAGCAGGGGCTGATGAGCGAGCAACCTTACTTGAGCGCATGACGGGCGGTGAAATTTACGGGCGGTTATCAATTGCCGCTTATAAACGTGCCACTGAGGAAAAACAAAAGCTGGTTCAGTTGCAAGATAAGCTTGGCGATGTAGCGCTATTAACAGATGAGCAAAAATTGGCATTAAATAGTCAGTTAGAGGTTGTACGTCAGCAAGTTAACACTCAGCAACAACAGCTTGAACACTTAAAACAGCATCAGAATGTCATGTTAACCGCAGCAAAATTACAGCTGCGAATTGTTGAGGGTGAACAACAGTTACAGCAAGCAGAGTTAATTCAGCAACAAGCCGCGCCGCGTTATATAGCGTTGCAACAATATGAACAAGCTTTACCTGCCCGTGGTGATTTTACGTTATTAGCACAAGCTAAGCAGCAAGTGATTAAGTGGGCAGCAACCGAGCTACAAAGTAGTGCTACTTTAAAAGATAACCATCATCAACAAGCGCAATTACAAGCAACTACAGATCAATACCAGCAGCTATTGAGTCAAAAACAACAAGCTTTTAATGCGTTAGAACCAAAACTAAAGCAAGCCGCTACTATTGAACAACAACGGTCTGGTTTACAACTGCAACGTGATGAATTACAAAAACAAATTTCACTGTTAACTAATGAGTTAGCGCTTAAAAGATCGCAATGGTTAACGCAGCAACAGCAACAACAAACCTCACAACAACAGTATCAGCAGCTGGAGGTTGAGTTAGAAACAACGCAAGCGGTGAAAGCATTAGCCGAACAGCATAACGCGATCAAAGATAATATTGAGCAATTTCAGCAAGCACAAACTGATATTGCTCAATGGCAAACGGATATCAAACAGCGTCAAATTACGCTCACAACAATTATTAACCAACAAACTGAATTAGAATCACAACTATCAGGTTTAGCATTGCAACAGCAACAGTTAACAGCACAAGTTGCAGTACATGATCTTGCTCAATTAGAACAAATGCAAGATCGACAACGTCAGGATTATAGTGCTTACCAACAGTGTAATAGTAAATTAAAAGACGGTTTATACGGCTTAGATAAGTGGCATGGACAGCTACAGCAGCGGGATAAATTACAGTTACAACAGCAAGCATTAGTGGTAACGCTTGCCAATAATCAGCAGCGTTTAACGGCGTTAGCTCCCGAGTTATTACAATTAGACGCACAACATAAAGAAGTTGATCATCAGCTAACTCAAACCCGTGCGGTGATGAATCTAATCGATTATCGTGAGCAATTGGTTGAGGGCGAAGCGTGTCCATTATGTGGTGCACTTGAACACCCATACCAGCAACATAATCCGCAAGTTGCCACCATTATTAGCCAACAACAGCAACGATTACAGCAGTTAGCTCAGCAATTGCAAGATACTTATGCTGAGCAACGTCAACTCACTCAAACGATTACTCAAGATCAACATACTCAAACCGAATTAGCTCAAGATATCGATGGGCTTAATCTTAATATTCAAACATTAGTCAGTCAGCAGCAATGCCATTGGTCTGACTTAATGGCGCTTGATCTTAGTGCAATAACGTTAGATGAAATTAGCTTATCAAACATGAGTGATGTGGCTCAGTTGGCACATTATCAGGCTAATTGGTCACAAGCTATTGATGATGCAACAGCGCAAATGCAGATAATTAAAACTCAAGGAGAGCAGCGTAAAAAACTGATCGCCGAGGTTAAGTTGCAGCAACAACAAATCCAGCAGTTAGTTCAGCAACAAGCAGAGTTTAAAGAGACTTACCATCAGCTTTCGCAACAACAAACTCAAGCGCAAGAGCAGCAAAAAGCGTTAGTGTCACAGTGTGATAGCCAACAAAAAATTCACGAACAAAGACAGCAGGCATTGAATGCTATTTACGGTGATGATTCGTGGTTAACGGCATTATCTCAGCAAGGTAAAAATAGCTTTATCGCTGAACTTGAACAACAAATAGCGCAATATCAAACCAATATTAGCCAACAACAGCAGCTTGAAAAGCAGTTAGCTGAACTTGCTCCCGTATTAGCGCAGTTAATCAGTGGGGTTGAGCATAGCGAACAGCAGTTGCAGATAATGACCAATAAAGATCAGCAATTAACTCAGCAACAAGCGCAATATTGGCAACAACGACTTGATTTAATTGGTGAGCAATCATTAGATGTAATTGAAAATAAAGCCAAAACTGAGATTGAACAGCAACAGCAACAATTACAGCAACAGCAAACGCAACTGAATCAATTAGCGGAAGCGATGGCGGCAAATGAAGCGCACAAACACCATGCAACGCAACAGTTACTGGAAGCGAATCAAGCTCAGCAACAGTTACAACAGACATGGGGTAATTGGCTAGAAAAATTAGCACTGACTGAATCTGAACTGACCGCATTATTGAGTAAAGATGACACATGGTTACCACAACAGCGGGCTGAACTTAAACAACTAGAACAGACATTATCTGCTAGCCAAACGGTATTAACAGAGCGTCAGCAAGCACATGTTGAGCATCAGCCGTTGGTCGAATTAGCGACAGGTTGGTTTACTGATCATGACATCAGCAATGATGTGAGTTCACAACAACAAACGATGGTGGAATGGCAGACTCAAAAACAGCACAGTGATGATCTGGTGTTCCAGTTACGCCAACAATTAGCCCAAGCAGAACAAGCTGAGCAACAAGCGGGTGATCTTCGCAGCGCATTAGCCACACAACAAACTCAAACTGAACTATGGCTTCAAATGAATGAGTTGATAGGTTCGGCTACAGGTAATAAATTTAGAACCTTGGCACAAGGGTTAACCTTGCAACAATTAGTGTTGGCAGCGAATGAACATTTGCAAGATTTAGCCCCGCGTTATGCGCTGCAACCAGTTCCTGGTAGTCCGTTAGCATTACAGGTTATTGACCATGATATGGGCGATGAAGTGCGTAGTGTAGAATCACTGTCTGGTGGCGAAAGTTTCTTAGTATCGTTGTCGTTAGCGTTGGCATTAGCATCGCTTGCCGCTGATACTCGCCAGCTCGGTTCACTGTTTATTGATGAAGGTTTTGGTACTCTCGATCCTGATAGTTTAGAGATGGCATTGGCTTGCTTAGATGCTTTGCAGGCTGATGGACGTCAGATTGGAGTCATCTCGCATGTTGGTACTTTAGTTGAACGCATTGGAGTGCAAGTAGCAGTAGAAGCCATAGGTGGTGGACGTAGTCAAATTATCATAAAAGGGTAA
- the phoR gene encoding phosphate regulon sensor histidine kinase PhoR — MERLTWKRLVGELILFYLPWLILGAIFGYLPWFLLIASWIQLGWHFHNQLKMSNWLWKDRSLTPPSGSGSWEPLFNGIYRLQQRNRRRRKELTTLIRRFRNGAESLPDAVVVFRSEGNIVWCNKLAQQLLGLRWPDDSGQPISNLLRSPDFVRYLSRQVFDTPLEITSPMNYDRTLELRIMRYTEGEYLMAVRDVSQLKQLEGMRRNFFANVSHELRTPMTVLQGYLEMAQDPEMLMGPMWDRAHGVMTEQLARMNALVEQLLTLSKIEAAPTIELEEIVDVPAMLDILEKEAMSLSSNKEQSFTFEVDNSLKVFGDNDQLRSAISNLVYNAVKHTPNDAAIHVRWYRSPTGPRLEVTDSGEGIAAQHIHRLTERFYRVDKARSRETGGSGLGLAIVKHALSHHDAHLEIDSEVDNGSTFSFTLPSRLVADTTLSDTTTHNHS; from the coding sequence GTGGAAAGATTGACATGGAAAAGGTTGGTTGGGGAGCTGATATTATTTTATCTACCTTGGCTGATACTTGGCGCTATTTTTGGTTATCTACCGTGGTTTTTATTGATCGCAAGTTGGATTCAGCTTGGATGGCATTTTCATAACCAACTTAAAATGTCGAATTGGTTATGGAAAGATCGTAGCTTAACCCCACCTTCAGGCTCAGGCAGTTGGGAGCCGTTATTTAATGGTATTTATCGCTTACAACAGCGAAACCGTCGTCGCCGCAAAGAACTGACTACACTTATTCGCCGTTTTCGTAATGGTGCTGAATCACTGCCCGATGCGGTAGTGGTGTTTCGTAGTGAAGGCAATATAGTATGGTGCAATAAATTAGCCCAACAGCTATTAGGTTTACGCTGGCCTGACGATAGTGGTCAACCTATCAGTAACTTATTACGTAGCCCTGATTTTGTACGTTACCTTTCCCGTCAAGTGTTTGATACCCCATTAGAAATTACCTCACCGATGAACTATGACCGTACGTTAGAATTGCGGATCATGCGTTACACTGAAGGGGAATATCTGATGGCGGTGCGTGATGTGTCACAGTTAAAACAACTGGAAGGCATGCGGCGTAATTTCTTTGCCAATGTGTCGCATGAATTACGTACGCCAATGACGGTATTACAAGGATATCTTGAAATGGCACAAGATCCTGAAATGCTAATGGGACCAATGTGGGATCGTGCTCATGGGGTGATGACCGAGCAATTGGCACGAATGAATGCGTTGGTTGAGCAATTATTGACGTTATCTAAAATTGAAGCCGCACCGACGATTGAGCTAGAAGAAATTGTCGATGTGCCAGCGATGCTTGATATTTTAGAAAAAGAAGCCATGTCACTTAGCAGTAATAAAGAACAGTCATTTACCTTTGAGGTTGATAACAGTTTAAAAGTCTTTGGTGATAATGATCAACTTCGCAGCGCCATTTCAAACTTGGTTTATAACGCCGTTAAACATACGCCTAATGATGCCGCTATTCATGTGCGTTGGTATCGCTCACCAACAGGACCTCGATTAGAAGTGACTGACAGTGGTGAAGGCATTGCGGCACAACATATTCATCGCTTAACTGAACGTTTTTATCGCGTAGATAAAGCCCGTTCTCGTGAGACCGGTGGCAGTGGTTTAGGGTTGGCAATTGTTAAACATGCGCTAAGCCATCATGACGCACATTTAGAAATAGACAGTGAAGTTGATAATGGCAGTACCTTCTCATTTACATTACCAAGTCGATTAGTGGCTGATACAACATTATCAGATACTACCACTCATAATCATTCATAA
- a CDS encoding methyl-accepting chemotaxis protein, with amino-acid sequence MENEIPLKYFINLSILKKITISFIFIFTSLLLLWFMSNTQLQKINKEVGRITNISIPGLILVNNFNKNVSDLRREQFAILLYKDTGIDKKNISYSKIKQYYSNIDNIIFKYSKIVSGTDDNNAFNALIKSWKNYKSKAIDFTNNYNNPNLSGDILEHSYKDFIDVENKANSLYEININYTNKNSEYISEEISSASYSSMLSFSLLAFLLIIINILINRQIINPLSSISRLAEEISKGNLSYKFDRNAIANNEFGKLADISLIMKDNLKVLIEEIRLLVIQLNSSINDVSTVSEQSSVGIQDQQNQVTLIASAMEQMRISVAEVANNTENSSLSANDINNNVKQSITDISSTISQIEEAAIEIHNAGEMVSILDKESQNINMVVDVIRGLADQTNLLALNAAIEAARAGEQGRGFAVVADEVRTLAGRTQDSTGEIISIIEKLQLSVTSAKAITHKSEILINGCVDNSHKTGSAIKAIGSQVNGMSELSFQIATACSEQDSVTEALGENIENISRSSIDVANGAKYIAKSCSDINHLSLSLQNTINRFQLD; translated from the coding sequence ATGGAAAATGAGATTCCCTTGAAATATTTTATAAATTTATCTATTTTAAAAAAAATAACCATATCTTTTATTTTTATTTTTACCTCTCTTTTATTATTATGGTTCATGTCTAACACGCAATTACAAAAAATAAATAAAGAAGTAGGCCGGATTACAAACATATCGATTCCTGGTTTGATACTTGTAAATAATTTTAATAAAAATGTATCAGATCTAAGGAGAGAACAATTTGCCATTTTACTTTATAAAGATACAGGCATAGATAAAAAGAATATTTCTTATTCTAAGATTAAACAATATTATAGTAATATTGATAATATAATTTTCAAATATAGTAAAATTGTATCAGGCACAGATGATAACAATGCTTTTAATGCGCTAATAAAATCATGGAAAAATTATAAGAGTAAAGCCATTGATTTTACAAATAATTATAACAATCCTAATTTATCTGGTGATATATTAGAACATTCATATAAAGATTTTATTGATGTTGAAAATAAAGCTAATTCTTTATATGAAATAAATATAAATTATACAAACAAAAATAGTGAATATATATCAGAAGAAATATCAAGTGCTTCTTATAGTTCAATGTTGAGTTTTTCTCTATTAGCTTTTTTATTGATTATAATTAATATTTTAATTAACCGTCAAATCATCAATCCGTTATCTTCTATATCTAGATTAGCAGAAGAAATATCAAAAGGTAATCTTTCATATAAATTTGACCGTAATGCTATTGCTAATAATGAATTTGGTAAATTAGCAGATATTAGCCTTATAATGAAGGACAACCTTAAAGTTCTTATTGAAGAAATAAGATTACTTGTTATCCAACTTAACTCATCCATTAATGATGTAAGTACTGTTTCAGAGCAGTCATCAGTAGGTATACAAGATCAGCAAAATCAAGTTACATTAATAGCATCAGCAATGGAGCAAATGCGAATTTCTGTTGCGGAAGTCGCTAATAACACTGAAAATTCATCATTATCAGCTAATGATATCAATAATAATGTAAAACAAAGTATTACTGATATTTCTTCAACAATATCACAAATAGAAGAAGCTGCTATTGAAATACATAATGCAGGAGAAATGGTTAGTATTTTAGATAAGGAATCTCAAAATATTAATATGGTTGTTGATGTTATTCGAGGTCTAGCTGATCAAACTAATCTTTTAGCTTTAAATGCAGCAATTGAAGCCGCAAGAGCAGGAGAACAAGGTCGTGGTTTTGCTGTTGTTGCTGATGAAGTTCGAACTTTAGCTGGTAGAACACAAGATTCAACAGGCGAAATTATTTCCATTATTGAAAAATTACAATTAAGTGTAACTTCAGCTAAAGCTATCACTCATAAAAGTGAAATATTAATAAATGGATGTGTAGATAATAGCCATAAAACAGGAAGTGCTATTAAAGCTATTGGCTCACAAGTAAATGGAATGTCTGAACTTAGTTTTCAAATAGCAACTGCTTGTAGTGAGCAAGATTCAGTAACTGAAGCATTAGGAGAGAATATTGAAAATATCAGCAGATCTTCAATAGATGTGGCTAATGGTGCAAAATATATTGCTAAATCTTGTTCTGATATTAACCACTTATCCTTGTCACTACAAAACACAATAAATCGTTTCCAATTAGATTAA